TGTGAATGGATTCTGCACGGCCGAACAATATGAAACTTTTATGGCTCAGGTGAACGACTTTGAGAGGATGCTACAAAGCTCAGACACCTATCTCATCAAGTTTTACTTCTCCATCACTAAGGAAGAGCAGGCGCGTCGTTTTGCTGATATCAAAAGTAGTCCTTTGAAGCGTTGGAAAATGACTCCGGTAGATGAAGCGGCACAAGGGCTATGGGATGAATACACCTCTTACAAGGAGCGAATGTTTAAGGAAACCCATACTGAGAATGCCCCCTGGATCATAATTCAGGCCGATCAAAAAACCAAAGCCCGACTGGAAGCTTTGGAGCATGTTTTGAAATCCTTACCTTACTAAGCAACAGGGAACTAGAGGACGCAAATTTTAAAATACTTGTCCATGATTAAAGCTCGCATCTTTCTCCTCTGCCTCAGTTTAGGTCTCTTATCCTGTAAAAAAGAGGAAGAAACTTCTTATTTAGAAAAATACACGGGTACCTATATAGGTGGCGGTTTAGTAGGTGGTGGTGATGTCATTACCGGAAGCAGTTATAAATATTCGGATGCTATTGTAAAAATTAGCAAGGGCTCTGGAGACTCTAGCCTCAACTTTAGAATTGACTACGATTCTCGAGATGTTTACATCCTTAAGGATATCAAAATCCATAGCTCGGGAGAAGGCCTTTACGATTGGGACGGTGGTAGCCTGTATGGGACCTTACAGTATCACTTTGATGGGGATTCTCTGCATTTTATTCATAATCAAAATGCAGGTATGGGCGCTTGGAATCGACGTTATTTTGACGGTAGGCGGTAGTTAGAAAAAATGGAAATTGGCTCACCAAAAATCTATTTAATCAGTGGCTTGGGAGCCGATGAAAGAGTGTTCAAACGCTTGAAGCTGGATTTCCCTTCTATCCCCATTCCCTGGATTGCACCTCAAAAAAAAGAAGGTCTTAGCGATTATGCCAAACGTCTGTCGGAGACCATTGATCCCAGTGAACCCTTCATTCTAATCGGCCTAAGCTTGGGAGGCATGATTGCCGTTGAGATGAATCGATATCTTAAACCTCTTGCCACCATCTCCATTTCATCAATAGTTTGCAGTGAAGATTTGCCAGGTTATTTCCGAATATTGCTCCGTTCGGGCCTGGTTCCCTATTTACCTAATTGGGGTTTTCAGCATTTCCCTTCCTCTATCATGGCCTTCATTTTTGGGAGTTCGGAGCAGAAACTCTTGCGAGCGATCATAAGAGAAGGTGATCCGGCCTTTATTAAATGGGCTCTGGAAGCACTTGGCAAATGGGAAAACCAAATGATTCCGAAAAGGCTCGTTCAAATTCACGGAAAGCAAGATCGGGTGCTGGCCTTTAAGCAAAGAAGCCAAGCACCCAAACTGCTTAATGGTGGTCATTTAATTGTGTACGACCAGGCGAATGCGGTAAGTGATTGTATAAGACAATCGTTAACTGAATTGTTAGCCCTAAAAAGGGTTTAAGCCTGTTCTATCAATTCCCAAACTTTAGCATTATACTCCTCTGCCGAAATCCCCAATAAGCTCTCCAGCTTTTGATAAAATTTGGCATTGCCCTTTTCTCTAGGTCCAATATTTAAAAATTCCCAAACCCCTTCAAAGCCGTGTTTGGCTTCAATTTCCTGAACCAGCAGGGCACAAACTACATAGTCGGCCGAATTGCGATGTTCACCCGTTTGAAAGTACTGCGGCTTTTCCTTGAGCTCTCGCCAGTCCATAGCCGAGTCTGAGGCGACCTGCTCCTTAAAGGCCTTTAAAATTTCTTCCCAACTTAATCCCCAACTACCACCATAGAAGTAGGCACAGCCTTCGTCAACCGAATGATCTACCGCCCTACGCGATATCACCATACTCAGGCGTGCATGCCACAAATCATGAGGATCAAAATTCTCGAAGCTGGCATTGTCATTAGCCAGGGCCATAATTTTAGTGCCTGCTTCATTTACAGCCCAAACACTGGAATTATAGCCATTATAATCAATCTTATAAG
The Croceimicrobium hydrocarbonivorans genome window above contains:
- a CDS encoding alpha/beta hydrolase gives rise to the protein MEIGSPKIYLISGLGADERVFKRLKLDFPSIPIPWIAPQKKEGLSDYAKRLSETIDPSEPFILIGLSLGGMIAVEMNRYLKPLATISISSIVCSEDLPGYFRILLRSGLVPYLPNWGFQHFPSSIMAFIFGSSEQKLLRAIIREGDPAFIKWALEALGKWENQMIPKRLVQIHGKQDRVLAFKQRSQAPKLLNGGHLIVYDQANAVSDCIRQSLTELLALKRV